A genomic window from Mesorhizobium sp. 131-2-1 includes:
- a CDS encoding helix-turn-helix domain-containing protein, translating to MPATARREVLTDLIATPGHSALKAARETRGYSLEELSLTCGLSIQEIADIESGRDTDSSKLRRIAVALQLPEDAVIGAAAMAPPESRIA from the coding sequence ATGCCTGCCACTGCAAGACGAGAAGTTCTGACTGATTTGATTGCAACGCCTGGCCATAGCGCCCTCAAAGCCGCCCGCGAAACCAGGGGATACAGCCTCGAAGAGCTGTCACTGACATGCGGCCTGTCCATTCAAGAGATCGCCGATATCGAGAGCGGCAGGGATACCGATTCCTCGAAGCTGCGACGAATCGCTGTGGCGCTCCAACTCCCCGAAGATGCCGTCATTGGCGCGGCTGCGATGGCGCCACCGGAAAGCCGGATCGCCTGA
- a CDS encoding MerR family transcriptional regulator, producing MDKSPDAFRTISEVAEDLDLPQHVLRFWETRFNQIKPMKRGGGRRYYRPQDVELIKGIRHMLYDQGYTIKGVQKLLRENGNHFLVAIGNGDMAAVEAIAQRRQADQVPLTPAAQPRGADDEMLVGQPRVKPSRRFFGLGKSDDEGPVQPDSSKLSRDNRALLQEALFDLLECKRLLDQVR from the coding sequence ATGGACAAGAGCCCCGATGCTTTCCGCACCATCAGCGAGGTCGCGGAGGATCTCGATCTGCCGCAGCACGTGCTGCGCTTCTGGGAAACGCGTTTCAACCAGATCAAGCCGATGAAGCGTGGCGGCGGCCGCCGCTACTACCGGCCGCAGGATGTCGAGCTGATCAAGGGCATCCGCCACATGCTCTACGACCAGGGCTACACCATCAAGGGCGTGCAGAAGCTGTTGCGCGAGAATGGCAACCATTTCCTGGTCGCCATCGGCAATGGCGATATGGCGGCCGTCGAGGCGATCGCGCAGCGCCGGCAGGCCGATCAGGTGCCGCTGACGCCGGCGGCCCAGCCACGCGGCGCCGACGACGAGATGCTGGTCGGCCAGCCCAGGGTGAAACCCAGCCGCCGCTTTTTCGGTCTCGGCAAGAGCGACGACGAGGGCCCGGTGCAGCCGGACTCCTCGAAACTGTCGCGCGACAACCGCGCCTTGCTGCAGGAGGCGCTGTTCGACCTGCTGGAGTGCAAGCGTCTGCTCGACCAGGTGCGCTAA
- a CDS encoding integration host factor subunit alpha — protein sequence MGGKTLTRADLAEAVYRKVGLSRTESAELVEAVLDEICEAIVRGETVKLSSFATFHVRSKNERIGRNPKTGEEVPILPRRVMTFKSSNVLKSRILRSHQNSKAKGGK from the coding sequence ATGGGGGGAAAGACACTTACGCGCGCCGACCTTGCCGAAGCCGTTTACCGCAAGGTTGGCTTGTCGAGAACTGAATCGGCCGAGCTCGTCGAAGCGGTGCTGGACGAGATTTGCGAGGCCATCGTGCGCGGCGAGACCGTCAAGCTGTCGTCCTTCGCAACCTTCCATGTCCGCTCCAAGAACGAGCGCATCGGCCGCAATCCCAAGACCGGCGAGGAAGTGCCGATCCTGCCGCGCCGGGTGATGACCTTCAAGTCGTCGAATGTGTTGAAGAGCCGCATCCTGCGCTCGCACCAGAACAGCAAGGCCAAGGGCGGCAAGTAG
- a CDS encoding beta-ketoacyl-ACP synthase III, which produces MIRSVVRGSGAALPRRIMKNADFEGMVETSDEWIVQRTGIRQRHVAADDETTASLGEAAARAALDSAGLTPADIDLIVLATSTPNNTFPATAVEIQNRLGMHHGFAFDMQAVCSGFVYAVATADLYIRGGLARRVLVIGSETFSRILDWSDRSTCVLFGDGAGALVLEGGEGTGGIADRGVLAASLRSDGVHKDKLFVDGGPSTTGTVGHLRMEGREVFKHAVGMITDVIEATFSQAGITAEDLDWFVPHQANKRIIDASAKKLGIAEQKVVVTVDLHGNTSAASVPLALSVAVADGRIKKGDLVLLEAMGGGFTWGAVLVRW; this is translated from the coding sequence TTGATCAGATCAGTCGTGCGCGGCTCGGGCGCGGCGCTGCCCCGCCGCATCATGAAGAATGCCGATTTCGAAGGCATGGTCGAGACCTCCGACGAGTGGATCGTCCAGCGCACCGGCATCCGCCAGCGCCATGTCGCGGCCGACGACGAGACGACGGCCTCGTTGGGCGAGGCGGCGGCGCGCGCGGCGCTTGACAGCGCCGGCCTGACGCCCGCCGACATCGACCTGATCGTGCTGGCGACCTCGACGCCCAACAACACTTTTCCAGCGACCGCCGTCGAGATCCAGAACCGGCTCGGCATGCATCACGGCTTTGCCTTCGACATGCAGGCGGTGTGCTCGGGCTTCGTCTATGCGGTGGCGACGGCCGATCTCTACATTCGCGGCGGGCTGGCCAGGCGCGTGCTGGTGATCGGCTCGGAAACCTTCTCGCGCATCCTCGACTGGAGCGACCGCTCGACCTGCGTCCTGTTCGGCGACGGCGCTGGCGCCCTGGTGCTGGAAGGCGGCGAGGGGACCGGCGGCATCGCCGACCGTGGCGTGCTGGCGGCGAGCCTGCGCTCTGACGGCGTCCACAAGGACAAGCTGTTCGTCGACGGCGGACCCTCGACCACCGGAACCGTCGGCCATCTCAGGATGGAAGGCCGCGAAGTGTTCAAGCATGCTGTCGGCATGATCACCGACGTCATCGAGGCGACGTTCTCGCAGGCCGGCATCACTGCCGAGGACCTCGATTGGTTCGTGCCGCATCAGGCCAATAAACGGATTATTGACGCTTCCGCCAAGAAGCTCGGGATTGCCGAGCAAAAAGTGGTGGTCACGGTCGATTTGCACGGTAACACGTCGGCGGCTTCCGTGCCGCTGGCGCTCTCGGTGGCGGTCGCCGATGGCCGTATCAAGAAGGGCGATCTGGTGCTGCTCGAGGCGATGGGCGGAGGCTTCACCTGGGGCGCGGTTTTGGTCCGCTGGTAA
- the plsX gene encoding phosphate acyltransferase PlsX, producing MIRISIDAMGGDHGPGVVIPALMTVAIRRPDIRFVIYGREEAVRPELAKFPRLAEVSEFVHCEIAVRMDDKPSQALRHGRWKSSMWKAVEAVKSGTAQACISAGNTGALMAMSKFCLRTMATIDRPAIAAIWPTTRGESVVLDVGATIGADAHQLIDFAILGIGMARSVFGIERPSVGLLNVGVEEIKGQEEVKEAGRMLREANMASMNYRGFVEGDDIGKGTVDVVVTEGFAGNIALKTAEGTARQIGGYLRAAMSRTLMAKIGYVFAKGAFDRLREKMDVGRSNGGVFLGLNGIVVKSHGSADSDGFAAAIELGYDMVRNNLLDRIEADLDLFHARNPHAQANRKSDVVVDAKE from the coding sequence GTGATCAGGATTTCCATCGATGCCATGGGCGGCGATCACGGGCCAGGCGTGGTCATCCCGGCGCTCATGACGGTCGCCATCCGCCGCCCCGATATCCGCTTCGTCATCTACGGCCGCGAGGAGGCTGTGCGCCCCGAACTCGCCAAGTTCCCCAGGCTCGCCGAGGTGAGCGAGTTCGTGCATTGCGAGATCGCTGTCCGCATGGACGACAAGCCGAGCCAGGCGCTGCGTCATGGCCGCTGGAAGTCGTCGATGTGGAAGGCAGTCGAAGCGGTGAAGTCCGGCACCGCGCAGGCCTGTATCTCCGCCGGCAACACCGGCGCGCTGATGGCGATGTCGAAATTCTGCCTGCGCACCATGGCCACCATCGACCGGCCGGCGATCGCGGCGATCTGGCCGACGACGCGCGGCGAAAGCGTGGTGCTGGATGTCGGCGCCACCATCGGCGCGGATGCGCACCAGCTCATCGATTTCGCCATCCTGGGCATCGGCATGGCGCGCTCGGTGTTCGGCATCGAGCGCCCGAGCGTCGGGTTGCTCAATGTCGGCGTCGAGGAGATCAAGGGCCAGGAAGAGGTCAAGGAGGCCGGGCGCATGCTGCGCGAGGCTAATATGGCCTCGATGAACTATCGCGGCTTCGTCGAGGGCGACGATATCGGCAAGGGCACGGTCGACGTCGTCGTCACCGAGGGCTTTGCCGGCAACATCGCGCTCAAGACCGCCGAAGGCACCGCAAGACAGATCGGCGGCTATCTGCGCGCCGCCATGAGCCGCACGCTGATGGCCAAGATCGGCTATGTCTTCGCCAAGGGGGCCTTTGACCGGCTGCGCGAAAAGATGGATGTCGGGCGCTCCAATGGCGGTGTCTTCCTCGGCCTCAACGGCATCGTCGTCAAAAGCCATGGCAGCGCCGATTCGGACGGCTTCGCTGCCGCGATCGAGCTCGGCTACGACATGGTGCGCAACAATCTGCTTGACCGCATCGAGGCCGATCTCGATCTGTTCCATGCGCGCAATCCGCATGCCCAGGCAAACAGGAAATCGGACGTCGTTGTCGACGCAAAGGAATAG
- a CDS encoding YceD family protein produces MKHLDPQSPVSFVANVARLPQKGLPVMIEADERQRAALATEHELVSVERYRAELLVTQWKRNGVKVSGRVEADITQACIVTLDPVAAHIDEPVEALFLPEQSKLGRQGFEGGGEIVLDADGPDSPETFSGDTIDVGALAEQFFGLAIDPYPRKAGASLEVSGDGEVEESEFQQKLRSLLGKS; encoded by the coding sequence ATGAAGCATCTCGACCCGCAAAGCCCGGTATCCTTCGTCGCCAATGTCGCCCGCCTGCCGCAAAAGGGGCTGCCGGTGATGATCGAGGCCGACGAACGGCAGCGCGCGGCGCTCGCCACCGAGCACGAACTGGTTTCCGTCGAGCGCTATCGCGCCGAGCTTCTGGTGACGCAGTGGAAGCGCAACGGCGTCAAGGTCAGCGGCCGCGTCGAGGCCGACATTACGCAGGCCTGCATCGTCACCCTGGACCCGGTCGCGGCGCACATTGACGAGCCGGTCGAGGCACTGTTCCTGCCGGAACAGTCCAAACTCGGGCGGCAGGGTTTCGAAGGCGGCGGCGAGATCGTGCTGGATGCCGACGGACCGGACAGTCCGGAGACGTTTTCCGGCGACACCATCGATGTCGGCGCGCTTGCCGAGCAATTTTTCGGCCTGGCGATCGACCCTTATCCGCGCAAGGCCGGCGCGTCGCTCGAAGTCTCGGGCGACGGCGAGGTCGAGGAAAGCGAATTCCAGCAAAAGCTCCGTTCGCTGCTTGGAAAATCCTGA
- a CDS encoding ubiquinol-cytochrome C chaperone family protein, producing MFQRLFGRERQANRAITEALYAQIVAAARQTVIYSDWNVPDTPLGRFEMLSLHMFLFQHRLRGENGAATEVAQVLIDEFFLDVEHSLRELGISDVGVPKRMKKLAKMFYGRMAAYDDAVERDDRDALAAALARNILPEAAVWPQALLLAAYVADAARHLAAQPAESIASGTVTFPAAG from the coding sequence ATGTTCCAACGCCTTTTTGGCCGCGAACGCCAAGCCAACCGCGCTATCACCGAGGCGCTTTACGCACAAATCGTGGCGGCGGCGCGGCAAACCGTGATTTATTCCGACTGGAATGTACCGGATACGCCGCTCGGTCGTTTCGAGATGCTGTCGCTGCATATGTTCCTGTTCCAGCACCGGCTGCGCGGCGAAAACGGTGCCGCGACGGAGGTCGCCCAGGTGCTGATCGACGAGTTCTTCCTGGATGTCGAACATTCGTTGCGGGAACTGGGCATCAGCGACGTTGGCGTGCCGAAGCGCATGAAGAAGCTGGCCAAGATGTTCTATGGCCGCATGGCGGCCTATGACGACGCGGTGGAGCGCGACGATCGCGACGCGCTCGCCGCCGCCCTTGCCCGCAATATCCTGCCCGAGGCAGCCGTCTGGCCGCAGGCGCTGCTGCTGGCTGCCTATGTAGCGGATGCCGCCCGCCATCTTGCGGCACAGCCGGCCGAATCGATCGCATCCGGCACCGTGACGTTTCCTGCGGCAGGCTGA
- a CDS encoding outer membrane protein assembly factor BamE, with protein MGALKFKSLFTPVSAGVASLLVAVSALSACNSSKMMGDLNPSETLTQGYVIDQQAIDSVPVGSSREQVLLALGTPSTTATFDNEAFYYISQTRKRYVAFDKPHLVDQKVLAVYFGADGRVTQIANYGLKDGKIFDFISRTTPTGGKDQNFLSQIINGASKLAPGLPGGSNGM; from the coding sequence TTGGGTGCGCTGAAATTCAAGTCGCTTTTTACGCCTGTTTCGGCGGGCGTGGCCTCTCTGCTGGTGGCGGTATCCGCGCTTTCGGCCTGCAATTCGTCCAAGATGATGGGTGATCTCAACCCCAGCGAGACCCTGACGCAGGGTTACGTCATCGACCAGCAGGCCATCGACTCGGTGCCGGTGGGGTCGAGCCGCGAGCAGGTGCTGCTGGCGCTTGGCACTCCGTCGACGACGGCGACCTTCGACAACGAGGCCTTCTACTACATCTCGCAGACGCGCAAGCGCTATGTCGCCTTCGACAAGCCGCATCTGGTCGACCAGAAAGTGCTGGCGGTCTATTTCGGCGCCGATGGTCGCGTCACCCAGATCGCCAATTACGGCCTGAAGGACGGCAAGATCTTCGACTTCATCTCGCGCACCACGCCGACCGGCGGCAAGGATCAGAACTTCCTCAGCCAGATCATCAACGGCGCCAGCAAGCTGGCGCCGGGCCTGCCCGGCGGCAGCAACGGCATGTGA
- a CDS encoding sodium-translocating pyrophosphatase, with protein sequence MTTIYAVIACGLLSVLYAIWATRSVLASDQGNARMQEISAAIREGAQAYLARQYTTIALVGIVVLLLAWWLLSITSAIGFLIGAVLSGAAGFIGMHVSVRANVRTAQAASNSLAAGLDIAFKSGAITGMLVAGLALLGVSIYYLILTGFMGLQPNDRIVIDALVSLGFGASLISIFARLGGGIFTKGADVGGDLVGKVEAGIPEDDPRNPATIADNVGDNVGDCAGMAADLFETYAVTVVATMVLAAIFFGGTAVLGTAMLYPLAICGACILTSIVGTFFVKLGANGSIMGALYKGLIVTGLLSIVGLGAATSLTIGWREIGTVAGMVITGKNLFICGLIGLLVTGLIVVITEYYTGTNKRPVNSIAQASVTGHGTNVIQGLAVSLESTALPAIVIVGGIISTYQLAGLFGTAIAVTTMLGLAGMIVALDAFGPVTDNAGGIAEMAGLPKEVRHSTDALDAVGNTTKAVTKGYAIGSAGLGALVLFAAYSNDLKFFAANGDKFPYFQGMGEVSFDLSNPYVVAGLIFGGLIPYLFGGIAMTAVGRAAGSIVEEVRKQFREDPGIMAGTSKPNYARAVDLLTKAAIREMIIPSLLPVLAPLVVYFGVLLISGSKASAFAALGASLLGVIVNGLFVAISMTSGGGAWDNAKKSFEDGFTDKDGVKHLKGSEAHKASVTGDTVGDPYKDTAGPAVNPAIKITNIVALLLLAVLAHG encoded by the coding sequence ATGACCACCATTTACGCCGTCATCGCCTGCGGCTTGCTTTCAGTCCTTTACGCTATCTGGGCGACCCGTTCGGTCCTTGCGTCCGATCAGGGCAATGCACGCATGCAGGAAATCTCCGCCGCCATCCGCGAAGGCGCCCAAGCCTATCTGGCGCGCCAGTACACCACCATCGCCCTTGTCGGTATCGTCGTGCTTCTGCTGGCCTGGTGGCTGCTGTCGATCACCTCGGCCATCGGCTTCCTGATCGGCGCGGTGCTGTCGGGCGCCGCCGGCTTCATCGGTATGCACGTCTCGGTGCGCGCCAATGTGCGCACCGCGCAAGCCGCCTCCAACAGCCTCGCCGCCGGCCTCGACATCGCCTTCAAGTCAGGCGCCATCACCGGCATGCTGGTGGCAGGCCTGGCATTGCTCGGCGTCTCCATCTACTACCTGATCCTGACCGGCTTCATGGGCCTTCAGCCCAATGACCGCATCGTCATCGATGCGCTCGTCTCGCTCGGCTTCGGCGCCTCGCTGATCTCGATCTTCGCCCGTCTCGGCGGCGGCATCTTCACCAAGGGCGCCGACGTCGGCGGCGATCTCGTCGGCAAGGTCGAGGCCGGCATTCCCGAGGACGATCCGCGTAACCCGGCCACCATCGCCGACAATGTCGGCGACAATGTCGGCGACTGCGCCGGCATGGCCGCCGACCTGTTCGAGACCTATGCCGTCACCGTCGTCGCCACCATGGTTCTCGCCGCCATCTTCTTCGGCGGCACTGCCGTCCTCGGCACCGCCATGCTCTATCCGCTGGCCATCTGCGGCGCCTGCATCCTGACCTCGATCGTCGGCACCTTCTTCGTCAAGCTCGGCGCCAACGGCTCGATCATGGGCGCGCTCTACAAGGGCCTGATCGTCACCGGCCTGCTGTCGATCGTCGGTCTTGGCGCCGCCACGTCGCTGACCATCGGCTGGCGCGAGATCGGCACCGTCGCCGGCATGGTCATCACCGGCAAGAACCTGTTCATCTGCGGCCTGATCGGTCTGCTGGTGACCGGCCTCATCGTGGTGATCACCGAATACTACACCGGCACCAACAAGCGCCCGGTCAACTCCATCGCCCAGGCGTCGGTGACCGGCCATGGCACCAACGTCATCCAGGGCCTTGCGGTGTCGCTGGAATCGACGGCGCTGCCGGCCATCGTCATCGTCGGCGGCATCATCTCGACCTACCAGCTTGCCGGCCTGTTCGGCACGGCGATCGCGGTCACCACCATGCTCGGCCTCGCCGGCATGATTGTCGCGCTCGACGCTTTTGGGCCGGTCACCGACAATGCCGGCGGCATCGCCGAAATGGCCGGCCTGCCCAAGGAAGTGCGCCACTCGACCGACGCGCTCGACGCGGTCGGCAACACCACCAAGGCGGTGACCAAGGGCTATGCGATCGGCTCGGCCGGTCTCGGCGCGCTGGTGCTGTTCGCGGCCTATTCGAACGACCTGAAGTTCTTTGCCGCCAATGGCGACAAGTTCCCTTACTTCCAGGGCATGGGCGAGGTTTCCTTCGACCTCTCCAACCCCTATGTCGTCGCTGGCCTGATCTTCGGCGGCCTGATCCCGTATCTGTTCGGCGGCATCGCCATGACGGCCGTCGGTCGCGCGGCGGGCTCGATCGTCGAGGAGGTGCGCAAGCAGTTCCGCGAGGATCCGGGCATCATGGCCGGCACCTCGAAGCCCAACTATGCGCGCGCGGTCGACCTGCTGACCAAGGCGGCGATCCGCGAAATGATCATCCCCTCGCTGCTGCCGGTGCTGGCGCCGCTGGTCGTCTATTTCGGCGTGCTGCTGATCTCGGGCTCGAAGGCCTCGGCTTTCGCCGCGCTCGGCGCCTCGCTGCTCGGCGTGATCGTCAATGGCCTGTTCGTCGCCATTTCGATGACCTCGGGCGGCGGCGCCTGGGATAATGCCAAGAAGTCGTTCGAGGACGGCTTCACCGACAAGGACGGCGTCAAGCACCTGAAGGGCTCCGAGGCCCACAAGGCCTCGGTCACCGGCGACACGGTCGGCGATCCCTACAAGGACACCGCCGGCCCTGCGGTCAACCCGGCGATCAAGATCACCAACATCGTCGCCTTACTGCTGCTGGCCGTGCTCGCGCACGGCTGA
- a CDS encoding ABC transporter permease, producing MKAWLPSLLRLALVVLLVAFVTNPGWFEPLLKPLTENGAPAIYNQGSLLTLTLLHLRTVLTATVAATIVAVALAILVTRPAGAEFLPLSRSLVNIGQTFPPVAVLALAVPAVGFGEKPTLIALFLYGLLPIFENALTALTTLPGNVLEAARGAGMTGLQRLLKVELPLSAPVILGGIRLSVVISLATATIGSTVAAKTLGEVIIAGLLSNNLAFVLQGGLIVAALAVLIYDGLSAIERYTARRMGQGTL from the coding sequence ATGAAAGCCTGGCTGCCTTCGCTGCTCAGGCTTGCCCTGGTCGTGCTGCTTGTCGCCTTCGTCACCAATCCCGGCTGGTTCGAGCCGCTGTTGAAGCCGCTGACCGAGAACGGCGCGCCGGCGATCTACAACCAGGGCAGCCTGCTGACGCTGACGCTCTTGCATCTGCGGACCGTGCTGACCGCCACAGTGGCCGCAACCATCGTCGCGGTCGCGCTCGCCATCCTCGTCACCAGGCCGGCCGGCGCCGAATTCCTGCCGCTGTCGCGCAGCCTGGTCAACATCGGCCAGACCTTCCCGCCGGTGGCAGTGCTGGCGCTCGCCGTCCCGGCCGTCGGCTTCGGCGAGAAGCCGACGTTGATCGCGCTGTTCCTCTATGGCCTCCTGCCGATCTTCGAGAACGCGCTGACGGCTCTCACCACACTCCCCGGCAATGTCTTGGAAGCCGCGCGCGGCGCTGGCATGACCGGCTTGCAAAGACTTTTGAAGGTCGAATTGCCGCTCAGCGCGCCGGTCATCCTCGGCGGCATCAGGCTTTCGGTTGTCATCAGCCTCGCCACCGCCACGATCGGCTCGACGGTTGCCGCCAAGACGCTGGGCGAGGTGATCATCGCCGGCCTGCTGTCGAACAACCTCGCCTTCGTCCTGCAGGGCGGCCTGATCGTCGCCGCGCTGGCCGTGCTGATCTATGACGGGCTGTCCGCCATCGAACGCTACACGGCGCGCCGGATGGGACAGGGGACTTTGTAG
- a CDS encoding ABC transporter ATP-binding protein: MIEIEGITKRYDETTVVDDVSMVIEPRSIAVIVGTSGSGKTTLLRMINRLVEPTSGVIKLDGADNRSLPGYELRRSIGYAIQGHGLFPHRTVAQNIATVPLLLGWDRGRIKARVDELMTLYQLDPQAYGPRYPHELSGGQQQRVGVARALAAEPNVLLMDEPFGALDPIIRTKAQEDLLAIQKRFGTTIILVTHDMEEAVHMGDKIAVMDAGKLVQYAKPAEILAKPASAFVETLVGASERPFRLLSLGRVGDAVEKGPAEGEAIPAEASQRDALAELLWSGRPALPVKDGDGKPLGRVTVDGLVKRAARPA, encoded by the coding sequence ATGATCGAGATCGAAGGCATCACCAAGCGCTATGACGAAACCACCGTGGTCGACGACGTGTCGATGGTGATCGAGCCGCGCTCCATCGCCGTCATCGTTGGCACCTCCGGCTCCGGCAAGACGACGCTGCTTCGGATGATCAACCGGCTGGTCGAACCGACCTCGGGCGTCATCAAGCTCGACGGCGCCGACAATCGCTCTCTGCCCGGTTACGAACTGCGTCGCAGCATCGGCTACGCCATCCAGGGCCATGGCCTCTTCCCGCACCGCACGGTGGCGCAGAACATCGCCACCGTGCCGCTGCTGCTCGGCTGGGACAGGGGCCGCATCAAGGCGCGCGTCGACGAGCTGATGACGCTGTACCAGCTCGATCCGCAGGCCTACGGTCCGCGCTATCCGCACGAGCTCTCCGGCGGTCAGCAGCAGCGCGTCGGCGTTGCCCGCGCGCTCGCCGCCGAGCCGAACGTGCTTTTGATGGACGAGCCGTTCGGCGCGCTCGACCCGATCATCCGCACCAAGGCGCAGGAGGACCTGCTGGCGATCCAGAAGCGCTTCGGTACCACCATCATCCTCGTCACCCACGACATGGAGGAGGCGGTGCACATGGGCGACAAGATCGCCGTCATGGATGCCGGCAAGCTGGTGCAATACGCCAAACCCGCCGAGATCCTGGCGAAGCCGGCAAGCGCCTTCGTCGAGACGCTGGTCGGCGCCAGCGAACGGCCGTTCCGGCTGCTGTCGCTCGGCCGCGTCGGCGATGCCGTCGAGAAGGGCCCTGCCGAAGGCGAGGCGATCCCGGCCGAGGCCAGCCAGCGCGACGCGCTGGCCGAGCTCTTGTGGTCTGGCCGCCCGGCGCTGCCGGTGAAAGATGGCGACGGCAAGCCGCTTGGCCGCGTCACCGTCGACGGGCTGGTCAAGCGCGCGGCGAGGCCGGCATGA
- a CDS encoding ABC transporter permease, translated as MTIRFDKLGVVIASIVAYAALLAPFATFRANRIVPGQARSLLEALPSTTGSLLLAVIIAGALIALLKTPLLLRLAASVIALAALAVLIGVAGGFLTPAGNTFARVSPASGFWLLIFAFTLLLADVLTRLNLAPWARVGVLAVAALAIGMLLVEGQWDSLSILKEYANRADSFWAEGAKHITLALGSLAAAVVVGLPLGILCHRVEKLRAGVLNVLNIIQTIPSIALFGLLIAPLGWVATHVPGAAALGIRGIGTAPAFVALFLYSLLPVVANTVVGLAGVPRAANDAARGMGMTDRQRLFDVEFPLAFPVILTGIRIVLVQNIGLATIAALIGGGGFGVFVFQGVGQTAMDLVLLGAVPTVALAFAAAIILDAIIEMTATKRRVETA; from the coding sequence ATGACCATCCGCTTTGACAAGCTCGGCGTGGTCATCGCCTCGATCGTGGCCTATGCGGCGTTGCTTGCCCCGTTCGCCACCTTCCGCGCCAATCGCATCGTGCCTGGCCAGGCGCGCTCGCTGCTGGAGGCGCTCCCGTCAACCACTGGATCATTGCTGCTAGCGGTCATCATTGCCGGCGCGCTCATTGCGCTTCTGAAGACGCCGCTGCTGCTCAGGTTGGCCGCCAGCGTGATTGCGCTTGCCGCGCTTGCCGTGCTGATCGGCGTCGCGGGCGGTTTCCTGACTCCGGCCGGCAACACCTTTGCCCGTGTCTCGCCGGCCTCCGGCTTCTGGCTGCTGATCTTCGCCTTCACATTGCTGCTCGCCGATGTGCTGACCAGGCTGAACCTCGCGCCCTGGGCGCGCGTCGGCGTCCTTGCTGTCGCCGCGCTCGCCATCGGCATGCTTCTGGTGGAGGGGCAATGGGATAGCCTGTCGATCCTCAAGGAATACGCCAACCGCGCCGACAGTTTCTGGGCCGAAGGCGCCAAGCACATCACGCTGGCACTGGGATCGCTGGCGGCCGCGGTGGTCGTTGGCCTGCCGCTCGGCATCCTGTGCCACCGGGTCGAGAAATTGCGGGCCGGCGTGCTGAACGTGCTCAACATCATCCAGACTATTCCCTCGATCGCGCTTTTCGGGCTCCTGATCGCGCCGCTCGGCTGGGTCGCGACCCACGTGCCGGGCGCAGCAGCACTCGGCATTCGCGGCATCGGCACCGCGCCGGCCTTCGTCGCGCTCTTCCTCTATTCGTTGCTGCCGGTGGTGGCCAACACCGTGGTTGGCCTCGCCGGCGTGCCGCGCGCCGCCAACGATGCCGCGCGTGGCATGGGCATGACCGACCGCCAGCGATTGTTCGACGTCGAATTCCCGCTCGCCTTCCCGGTCATCCTCACCGGCATCCGCATCGTCCTGGTGCAGAACATCGGCCTCGCCACTATCGCCGCGCTGATCGGCGGCGGTGGCTTCGGTGTCTTCGTGTTCCAGGGCGTCGGCCAGACGGCGATGGACCTTGTGCTGCTAGGCGCGGTGCCGACCGTGGCGCTGGCCTTTGCCGCCGCCATCATCCTCGACGCCATCATCGAAATGACCGCCACCAAGCGCAGGGTTGAAACGGCATGA